Within Sorghum bicolor cultivar BTx623 chromosome 2, Sorghum_bicolor_NCBIv3, whole genome shotgun sequence, the genomic segment ttccaagaatcttggagagtcaaagcattttcacgtttgaccaaaattatagagtaaaatactaagatttgtaacgtaagagtatattatgaaaatataatttaggaagaatctaataatatttagttggtaccataataataataattattttatcatataaatttggtcaaactttgaaaaatttgactctccaagattcttggaatgatttacaatttgggatggaggaagtacgTATACCATTATTTAagaaatattttaataaaaGTAAGAGTTGAAGTTAGGTTTTAGAAATCATGTCGTTGTTCTAAacgatatatttttttttgtatataaCAGTCGTCCTTGGATCTTTTACTATTTTCTAACCACGTGCTTGCAATGCTGTGCCCAAGCTTACGTAGCAAACTTCTCGGTCCAATACTCAAAAATGTCAAGCCACGATGTTTTGACGATATACGTAATGCAGGCTGCTCCCATACTACAGTAGTATGGATATAAATTAAGCCAGGGCAACATCATAATGCCGAGCACGAGCGCACAAACCTTGTCCCTGTCGAAAACACTTAATAAAGTCTACTCCTTGCAGTGGTTAGCCACCATGGAGAGCAAGGTGCTCCTCGCCTTGTCTGTGTCCGTGCTTGTCGTCGTCCTCCTCACCAAGCTCATCATCAAGTCTCCGCTCCTCGCGAAACCAAAGCTTAACCTGCCGCCGGGGCCATGGACGCTGCCAGTGATCGGCAGCCTCCACCACCTCATCGCCGGCGGCCTACCCCACCACGCAATGCGCCGGCTGGCGCACAAGTACGGACCAGTCATGATGCTCCGGCTTGGCGAGGTGCCGGCGTTGGTCCTGTCGTCGCCGGAGGCGGCGCAGGAGGCCCTGAAGACGCAGGACCTCGCGTTCGCCGACCGGAACGTGAACCCCACGCTCAAAGCTCTCACCTTCGACGGCAACGACGTCGCGCTGGCACCCTACGGCGAGCGGTGGCGCCAGCTCCGCAAGATCTGCGTGACGGAGCTGCTCACCCACTCCCGGGTGCAGTCGTTCCAGCACATCCGCGAGCAGGAGGTGGCCCGGCTCCTCCAGGACGTCAGTGCGTCCGCCGCCGCAGGCGCTGCCGTCGACCTCACCAAGATGGTGTCCAAGTTCGTCAATGACACCTTCGTGCTGGAGTCCGTCGGCAACCGCTGCAAGTACCATCACGAGTTCCTCGACGCCTTCAGCACAGGTCTCAGGGAAACCTTTTCACTGACCGTTGCTGACCTCTTCCCGTCCTCGAGGGTCCTACAGTTTTTCGCCATGGCGCCGCGCAAGGTGCTCGCGTGCCGCAAGAGGATGCAGCGCGTCCTCGAGCAGGTCATACAAGAGAAAGCGGAAGCCATGGCCATGGATGGCGGCGGTGGCGAGGGGAACAACGAGGGCTTCGTCGGCGTCCTACTAAGGCTCCAGAAGGAACACAGCACCCTGCTCAACCACGCGTCCGTCGTCGGATTGTTGTTTGTAAGCCTTCCTAGCTCATCGATCGAtcagttatatatatattaagccAAAAGTAAgcataaaaaaatactaagtagTACTTAAAAGCGTTCGGTATCATTGACTACTACACTCAGGAtcaaaatactgaacaataccgAAACATGAATACTGAATGAGCCAATATATATAAACGATACTAAATTTTGTTTAGTATAACAATTCAGTATCCTTCAGTATTGTTCAATATTTCGTTGCTCAAATGACTTGTGATATATGATAATATTCTACGCCTATGGTGTAGAATAAAACGCTaccgtatgtatatatatatatacacacaagtGTACATGCTTGTTAATTGCATGCGTGCTTCTTGTTTGTTTtgctatgtatatatataggacATGTTTGCTGCCGGCAGCGAGACAACGTCGGCGACGCTTAACTGGTGCATGACAGCGCTGATACGGAACCCGGCGGTGTTGGCGAAGGCGCAGGCCGAGGTACGGGATGCCTTCAAAGGAAGAAACAAGGCGCAGATAACCGAGCAGGACCTTGGGAGGCTCAGCTACCTCAAGCTGGTGATCAAGGAGGCCCTGAGGCTGCACACCCCAGGTCCAGTCCTGATTCCTCGCGTGTGCCGCGAGGCATGCCGGATCATGGGCTACGACATTCCCAAGGGCATGGTCTTGTTTGTCAATGTGTGGGGAATGTGCAGGGACCCTAAGTATTGGGACCAACCCGAGGAGTTCAAGCCAGAGCGGTTTGAAGATAGCAACCTAGACTACAAAGGAACAAGCTACGAGTACCTCCCATTTGGAGCTGGCCGTCGGATGTGCCCGGGGGTTACCCTAGGGCTCGCCAACATCGAGCTTGCATTGGCAAGCCTTCTATACCACTTTGACTGGAAACTGCCAGAAGGAATGGAGCCCAAGGATGTTGATGTTTCTGAGGTTTCAGGGTTAGCTGCTTCTAAGAAAACAAGCCTGATTTTGTACCCCGTTACTCATGTTCCTCTGGCTGCTAATGTGTGAACAAGACATGCAGatctaataataatataataataataatacggcGGCGCGTTTTTCAACTGTATGGCACTAGCAGCTATGAAAGATGGTACGTGTAGGAAATAAAGATTTATCCTCTATGATGTATATATCCAGTTGCCActgtgtcacacccatattttaagaacaaaataggatgcataaaaaactcatatgtgccccaggaatagtcgcacacataagtagacaaatctcaaatgtaccattgcagtgtttattacatagcgaaacataataaatcacatagtctcatacaaaaatgatagcatagagtaaacaacgctctcgacggaagctccacacagggacactgttgactggttgactccaaacctagtactcataacggtaatcctcattccagtcatcttcattatcatttcctgaggtgttgggaaattgcaagagtgagcacatatcgtactcaacaagtataaccaggggttcatgaggctcaaatagctgacactggtttgactgcatttagcttttaatggtggatagcatgttcataattaatgagcaattgtcaaggtaacaTAAATATTCCTTTAattccatgatcaagtgtaagcataattaattcatagcataaacgataatcaaatgaacataacaacttaataagctcatcgtcggcgcagcaagaacccccaaggccgctcataaccgtgagcacggctagtatactagttttaacactctgcagaggttgtacatctttacccatgagtcatgatttaccctttcgcccgaggtgatcagcctcttaacccacttccaaggaaggtcggcagggatcactatgaagcttttcaaaagttcgtctaacatgttagggccgcaaggtttcctttgcgagcagatatagataccctccttccgaatggcacaatgacgcgcagcctatacacatagggacaggggctcgcactatacccgtgtcggttcagcccctccgccctttcgggtaacctctaacaagctagaaaaggtcttcatactaagctaaagccagagccattatagccctcatggttgcactgttgtcccggtgatcacttacagacaagatctcatatagttatttgtcatcttttaacgttcattgcatagctattaatcatcttacaagatcatggatttatcaagcactagcacatctacaccaaatgcatatcaagtaggtagcaaggaatccaggtaacaatcatctatgattttgctaaggtcgacagggtaatagcatgcatatgacatatatgtgtagttataagtgaataggtaacaaggatgatcccaagttatacttgccttgctcaaagctctcctgagcctgctggtcctcaaaagcttggtcttggtcaccaacgtacggctcaccgtctaatcccacatcaatcaacaacacgcaatccaatgtagacaatcatacacgaagcaacaaggtataattagaacattacaccaaccagtggtaaaacaaatataaaagttcatcaaaatattctacgcagcgataCGATCCCACAGAcggaaagttcacgaaaatcggaattaaaacgtgaaagatatgaattttctaagatttcctatagagaaataattaattaaatagtactgcagaaataaaaagtttcaaaactgtAACTAATGTTTCcaacatgtagagcatataattacgaacctaacgcaatttgaatggataaaaacggaGTTGAAATGAGTATTTTATAAGCTAAACAAGATCaatggcatttctgtaattAACTGAAAACGTAATCTGAGAGCTATGAGCTAAAATACGCTTTTAAAACATGAAAACGTATTCCTTCCAGGACGCCAGGGACCGCGGCTTAAATCCCCCAGAAtcccagggactctttagcaagatGGCGGCCGAAACGGTATGATCTATTCTGGGCCCTTGATTTCCGATCGGGCGATCCTGATTTGCCCCAGGGGCAACGGCGGTTCGGCCGGCCGGCTGCCTActccggcgcggtggcgccatggcccgaggccttgagctcgccggcgtcgtACCACTTCTCAAATCCGTGCACCAAAACTCGAACCGAGGacaccgggagatggagaaacGCGCCACGAGCTCACCGAGAAGGTTCGTTTAGGCCGAAAAGGAGCAGGAGAGGCGCGCCGCGGCGGCAGCTTCGCTCCCaactcggcgagatccaaacatGCACCGATTAGGGTGTCTAGGGCTCGGTTCAGCAGCCGCGCAGCAAGGGGAGACCCCGGGGTTGGAAAAGGACTTTATAGCGCACAAAACGGCAAAAAATCGCGAGAGTTTCGGGATCTTGGAAGATTACGCTGGTTCGGTTGCTCCCACCGAGTTCCACTCGGCTACGACGAGGGAGAAGAAGGGCGCTGCGCGCTGGGCCCCGCGCGTCAGCCAAAGGGAGGGAGAAGGCGCGGGTGAGCTGCCCAACTGGGCCGCGGGGAGGAGGAACTGGGCCGCGCCCGGCCATGAGAGGGGGGGGGAAAAGGGGCAGGCCGGGGGCCTGGTCTTCCAGggagttttctttttttttttttcaattcctTTTTCCAAAGAGACTTTGAAACAAAATAATCACAATAAAAACAGAACATACAATACAAAAATaattatgctccagcatgaatgcaaaactcacgtttctaaacttatgataaattttaatttgcacaaaactatttattttgctagattcaaatgctcacacaaactcttaaataaatcaaattaattcctattaattgaaattcacat encodes:
- the LOC8063658 gene encoding ent-isokaurene C2-hydroxylase, with amino-acid sequence MESKVLLALSVSVLVVVLLTKLIIKSPLLAKPKLNLPPGPWTLPVIGSLHHLIAGGLPHHAMRRLAHKYGPVMMLRLGEVPALVLSSPEAAQEALKTQDLAFADRNVNPTLKALTFDGNDVALAPYGERWRQLRKICVTELLTHSRVQSFQHIREQEVARLLQDVSASAAAGAAVDLTKMVSKFVNDTFVLESVGNRCKYHHEFLDAFSTGLRETFSLTVADLFPSSRVLQFFAMAPRKVLACRKRMQRVLEQVIQEKAEAMAMDGGGGEGNNEGFVGVLLRLQKEHSTLLNHASVVGLLFDMFAAGSETTSATLNWCMTALIRNPAVLAKAQAEVRDAFKGRNKAQITEQDLGRLSYLKLVIKEALRLHTPGPVLIPRVCREACRIMGYDIPKGMVLFVNVWGMCRDPKYWDQPEEFKPERFEDSNLDYKGTSYEYLPFGAGRRMCPGVTLGLANIELALASLLYHFDWKLPEGMEPKDVDVSEVSGLAASKKTSLILYPVTHVPLAANV